One window of Candidatus Bathyarchaeota archaeon genomic DNA carries:
- a CDS encoding Lsm family RNA-binding protein codes for MSSIAERKYRDELSSMLQKVVTVITTSDKTYTGILTGADANTMNISLSTAKDESGKTMDKIFIGGNTILQLYTEEKGFDLQSLAERLERVFPRMTRLVEEAGVIVVMDKIRVSEKGIVEGRGPAAERVQKIYEEFVKEQSAA; via the coding sequence ATGTCTTCAATAGCTGAAAGAAAATATAGGGATGAGCTATCTTCCATGCTTCAAAAGGTAGTTACGGTAATTACTACTAGCGATAAGACTTATACTGGGATCTTGACAGGTGCGGATGCAAATACAATGAACATTTCATTGTCAACTGCAAAGGACGAATCGGGTAAAACTATGGATAAGATCTTCATAGGTGGCAACACGATACTACAACTCTATACCGAGGAGAAAGGATTTGACCTTCAAAGTCTGGCTGAAAGACTCGAAAGAGTATTTCCGAGAATGACAAGATTAGTGGAAGAGGCTGGCGTTATTGTTGTTATGGATAAAATCAGGGTTTCAGAAAAAGGTATAGTAGAAGGTAGAGGCCCAGCAGCAGAAAGGGTACAAAAGATTTATGAGGAGTTCGTGAAAGAACAATCTGCTGCCTGA